The following are encoded together in the Oncorhynchus masou masou isolate Uvic2021 chromosome 5, UVic_Omas_1.1, whole genome shotgun sequence genome:
- the LOC135525963 gene encoding loricrin-like: MQMYVNCSGNPSCSGNPSCSDSGNPSCSGNSSCSGNSLCSGNSLCSGNPSCSGSGNPSCSGSGNPSCSGSGNSSCSGNSSCSDNSSCSGNSSCSGNSSCSDNSSCSGNSSCSGNSSCSGNSSCSGNSSCSGNPSCSDSGNPSCSGSGNSSCSGNSSCSGNSSCSGSGNPSCSGSGNSSCSGNSSCSGNSSCSGSGNPSCSGNSSCSDNSSCSGSGNSSCSGSGNSSCSGNSSCSGSGNSSCSGSGNSSCSGNSSCSGNSSCSGSGNPSCSGNSSCSDNSSCSGSGNSSCSGSGNSSCSGNSSCSGSGNSSCSGSGNSSCSGSGNSSCSGNSSCSGNSSCSGSGNPSCSGNSSCSGNSSCSGNSSCSGNSSCSGNPC, encoded by the coding sequence ATGCAAATGTATGTCAATTGCAGTGGAAACCCGTCGTGCAGTGGCAACCCGTCGTGCAGTGACAGTGGCAACCCGTCGTGCAGTGGCAACTCGTCGTGCAGTGGCAACTCGTTGTGCAGTGGCAACTCGTTGTGCAGTGGCAACCCGTCGTGCAGTGGCAGTGGCAACCCGTCGTGCAGTGGCAGTGGCAACCCGTCGTGCAGTGGCAGTGGCAACTCGTCGTGCAGTGGCAACTCGTCGTGCAGTGACAACTCGTCGTGCAGTGGCAACTCGTCGTGCAGTGGAAACTCGTCGTGCAGTGACAACTCGTCGTGCAGTGGCAACTCGTCGTGCAGTGGCAACTCGTCGTGCAGTGGCAACTCGTCGTGCAGTGGCAACTCGTCGTGCAGTGGCAACCCGTCGTGCAGTGACAGTGGCAACCCGTCGTGCAGTGGCAGTGGCAACTCGTCGTGCAGTGGCAACTCGTCGTGCAGTGGCAACTCGTCGTGCAGTGGCAGTGGCAACCCGTCGTGCAGTGGCAGTGGCAACTCGTCGTGCAGTGGCAACTCGTCGTGCAGTGGCAACTCGTCGTGCAGTGGCAGTGGCAACCCGTCGTGCAGTGGCAACTCGTCGTGCAGTGACAACTCGTCGTGCAGTGGCAGTGGCAACTCGTCGTGCAGTGGCAGTGGCAACTCGTCGTGCAGTGGCAACTCGTCGTGCTCTGGCAGTGGCAACTCGTCGTGCAGTGGCAGTGGCAACTCGTCGTGCAGTGGCAACTCGTCGTGCAGTGGCAACTCGTCGTGCAGTGGCAGTGGCAACCCGTCGTGCAGTGGCAACTCGTCGTGCAGTGACAACTCGTCGTGCAGTGGCAGTGGCAACTCGTCGTGCAGTGGCAGTGGCAACTCGTCGTGCAGTGGCAACTCGTCGTGCAGTGGCAGTGGCAACTCGTCGTGCAGTGGCAGTGGCAACTCGTCGTGCAGTGGCAGTGGCAACTCGTCGTGCAGTGGCAACTCGTCGTGCAGTGGCAACTCGTCGTGCAGTGGCAGTGGCAACCCGTCGTGCAGTGGCAACTCGTCGTGCAGTGGCAACTCGTCGTGCAGTGGCAACTCGTCGTGCAGTGGCAACTCGTCGTGCAGTGGCAACCC